DNA sequence from the Desulfovibrio sp. genome:
GTCGAACCCGACAGGGCTGGCTTGCCTTCGTAGTATCCACCAAAGATATCCTTGCCCACGTTGTTTACCGAAATATACGAATCCTTCATTATTTCCAGATTCAGGTCGGCTCGGTCTGGGTGTACAAGAAACTGTGTGCCTGCGTTTACGGTGTAGCCAGTGACGCTTCCTGCGTCCAAATCCATATATCCGCTTGGCATGAGCAGTCGAAGCTTGTTTGAACCATCAGTGGTGGCAGTTGCCGCAATCCAGGTTGATCCGCTGTCGGTGCTGTACGAATAGTTGACCGTATTGCCAGACGTGGAAAGGTCGGCGTTGTTGTCCATGCGCAACAACACGTTGCCACCAAACGCGCCAGCGGCAGAAGTGAGAAGGCCTGACGGCCCGCCCATGGTAGTGATTTTCGGCGGGGGATCATTGTCGTCACCCTGATAGACAGCCGTAGGACGGATGTACACCAGCGTACCGTTTTTTGATCCTGCCCCAGCGCTTGTATCGGCTGCGGTAACAGCCAAATCCTTCTGCATGGTAACGGTTACACCGTTGGCAGTCAGCGTTCTGCCAACCGTAGTGCCCGTGCCCCATGTGGTGCCGCCATCGTTGGACCAGCGAAAAGTCTGCGCCCCGCCATCAAGCGTCCCGGTGCTGGTAAACTGGATCATCATGGATTTACTGGACGCGCCCTGGATCGTATAGTCCCCGGCCTGAATGGCCGTATCCCAGTTGGTGTCGGCACTGGTCAGGGCCAGCCCTTCCTCAAAGGCGTTGTGGTCATAGCGCTGACCGGCAAAAATGCTGTTGCCCTCATACTGCGTGTTGGAAAGATTGAGCATCTCGCCAAAAATCTGCCGGGCCTGATCCGC
Encoded proteins:
- the flgL gene encoding flagellar hook-associated protein FlgL; protein product: MAIRVTQNTMYDKMTSQMQKSLAAYMESNEQGSSQKKINRPSDDPAGTYRVLVTRNDISATTQYQSNVDTAKGWLSLADNVLGTQLSNSLTNLKALAEQASTGTYSAENRKQIADQARQIFGEMLNLSNTQYEGNSIFAGQRYDHNAFEEGLALTSADTNWDTAIQAGDYTIQGASSKSMMIQFTSTGTLDGGAQTFRWSNDGGTTWGTGTTVGRTLTANGVTVTMQKDLAVTAADTSAGAGSKNGTLVYIRPTAVYQGDDNDPPPKITTMGGPSGLLTSAAGAFGGNVLLRMDNNADLSTSGNTVNYSYSTDSGSTWIAATATTDGSNKLRLLMPSGYMDLDAGSVTGYTVNAGTQFLVHPDRADLNLEIMKDSYISVNNVGKDIFGGYYEGKPALSGSTNLFDMVGDFISYCENNNQEGCQQTLAKIATVQQNVLTQTARIGGLENRVSTASDVLSFQKLDQQDRLSYTEDIDLTELLTKLTRQQLTYQTVLQSSSKIMQMNLASYL